TTTTTTGAGATCGCAAGGATTGTTAAGCAAAAACAACCACGCTTTCTACTCTTTGAGAACGTGCCAGGGCTTCTCAGTAACGAAGGTGGGGAAACTTTCAAAAAAATCCTCTCAACGTTGGATGAGCTCGGGTATGATGTGCAGTGGAATTGTCTTAACTCATATAACTTCGGGCTCGAAACCAATAGAACGCGACTCTTTATTATCGGACATAATCGAACCTGCGGATACGATATGCCCGAGATTCTTCCTTACTTCGAGCAGACTGCAGACGATGTGGGAGTACAACAAAAAGCGAGCGGCGAAAGGCCTTGGATACCGTGTATTACTACTCGATACGGCGAAAGATATGTTGGTGAGGTCTATGTCCGTCAACGAAAAGGATCGGAGTCAATTGTTCGGCGCTTAACACCGAAGGAACTTGAAAGGATTCAGGGGTTCCCTGAGTACTGGACCAAGTTCGGTGTCGAGTGGGATAAGTCTGACAATATGAAAGCTCGCTCATCTTATCTTACAACTTACAAAAAACTTTTGAAAGCACCGGAAGAGAACAGGATAGAGCTGTCAACATATGGTCACATAGAATCATATGTACGTGACATGCCATATCCACTGATACCTGTTCCCGACAGTGTTCGCTACAAGGTCCTCGGAAATGCAGTGACCCCTAACGTAGTCGAAGCCATCGGAATGAAACTGCTAACGGAGATGGAATTATGGTAATTGAAGGTTACGAAAAATTGAGTAAGGGTCAGCAGAAAAGGTTCGACAAGATTCTCAGGATCTATCTGCTGACACAGAGTAAGACTACGAAAATAAAATCTGTTAAACAGGTCGCAGAGGGAATGTTCCTGGTGAAGTTCAGCAGGGATGGTGCGGACAGTGAGATAACACTGGACTCGAAGACATCATCCTGGGGATAATATGGTCGAGGTATTGTATTTAACTACATTCAAAAACGGAGATTATTTATGCAAAATCAGTTAGAGTCTCGAGTCGAAGACTTAGAGTATCGCCTGTCGAATCTCGAGAGAAAATTCACATTTATGCAGAGTCGCGAAGTTGCATTAGCACCGCGGGATTTTTTGTGGTGATATGATGAAATGGCTCTGCACTAAATGCAACAGTGTTCATGAGTCAGATCCTCTACAGCGACATACTATGGATTCCTGCAGGTGTTAACATGGATGAATATATAAAGATGTGTGAGGAAGCCACAGAGCTTCACGAAGGCCTGCTAACGTTAGATCAGCTATGGAGTATAATACTCGGGGGTAGTAGCATAGTACCTCTCTTTGAGATCCGGTCCTATTATCATTGGTTAGAGGACAGGTGTGATGAGAGCCATGATTACTGTCTCAGGAATAATACTTTAGAAAAGTGTTTGCTTTCCTACCTGATGTACATCAAGTACCACATGGAATGGGATGGCAGCACTTGGGTCTATTTTGGCAGGTGAGACTACCACCAGATTCGTGCTGTTACTTTTTTGTCTCGCGGTCGGGATTGTTTGGTGTGTAGTTGAATAAAATCGCATAGCTTAAGCTGTGCTCAAAAACGGATGTGAAAAACGATGGAATGGAAATTCCCTAAAATCCCTGCAGTCAAAACGGTGGTAGGCCGTGGACTGTACGATGGCATAGAACTTGAAATATCAGAGAAACTTGATTGAGCTAATTTTAGCTTCTATGTAAATGAGTCGGGCAGACTCACATTCAGGAGCAGACGTACTGTGCTTCCTGAGGATGCCGGTGGTTCCTGGAGCCATGCAATAAAGTATCTCAATGAGATCCACGAAAATGTGCCATTCGAAGAAGGGTACATTTACTTCGGTGAATGTATGACAAAGCACACCCTGAACTATGGTGTGACAGCTCCGTTCATCGGATATGCTGTAATGTACTTGGAAGCATTCTTACCACACTGGAAACCCTTCTTTGAGAACCGTGGTATCCCTGTGGTTCCGACATGGTGTGTTCCTACAGATACACCGCACGCAGAACTCATGGAGCTTATCAACAAGCTCTCGAACGAACCTTCATCCTTCGGGACAACCGGAGTGACTCGCGAGGGTGTTGTGGTTAAGAACTACGACAACCAGATGTTCGCAAAGTATGTTCGTGAAGCGTTCAAGGAAGAGAACAGGAAGGTCTTTGGGTCATCTTCGATGACTCCTAAGATGGATGACACGGACAAGATAATGTTCCAGTATTGTACAACCAGCAGGATTCAGAAGTTCATTCACAAGCTCAAGGATGAGGATGGCTACGAAATAGAGATGAGGATGATGGAACGATTGCCATCGTTGGTAGCTGACGATATCATGGAAGAGAATATCCTTGAGATCTCTAAGAAGTACAAGGGTATTGATTTCAAAACTATGAGGAAACTGACAGCACATTACTGTGTCCAGTATCTCAAAGCATTCCTGACTTGGGAGTATGATAATGACATTGAGACACTTCACCGCAGGCTCTCCGCTCAGTTCAGTAAGATGCACGGTGGTGTCATCGTATGAGCAGCTTTCAGGAAAAGGTTCTGGAATTTTACCAGAACCTCAACAACGATGATGAGCTTGTCAGGTACGGTGTTGCACACTCGATTATGATGGTGAGGAACATTGCGATGAAGCTACCGTGCCTTGAGTTCAAAAATGAACTACTTGCAATCATAGAGAAGTACGAAAACATCGTCCTGCACGATGACGAAGCCTACAGGAAACTTACAGTAGGGAGGCAGTGAGATTATCTCAAAATGGACTTATCACAATAGCTATTTAAAATGATCGTGTAAGGATACATAGGTAGCGAGCTGTTTTTCTAATTCTTCAACTCTTTTTTCAAGCAGATTTATTGTCACATGGTTCACTCCTGGCCTTGCTTGCTTTGTGGGCTGTGACTTTGCTTGTAAACATAGTGTACACTATGTGCTATATCGAATTGAATTTTTCTCTACTCGTCTCCCCATCCACCTGTCCGCTCCGCTCTTGGTGGGCGAAGTAATTGTTAAGTTATGAAGAAGAATGCTGAAGCTGATAAGCCATTTACACTAAATTCTCATGTAAGGGAAAGGTTGGAAATGTGGGAAGGAAGCTAAATTAAATCAAAATTTATTTATCTCGCTATCAAGCATATAGTAATTTGAGTTGAGTAAATTGAATTGCAGATATGCAAAAATAACGGGTAAGAAGGGGGCAGCAGGAAACGACATCTATTATTGTGAATTAAAGGATAGAACCTTTGGTTCTCTAACAGCCAAAATGTGCATAGAGTGTGATGACTATGAACGTGATTACTCAGAACCTTCAAATGAGTTTTTAGAGCTTATTTATACTGGAAAAGGTGTTCGTAACTGTTGTTGGAGGATAGTTTGTTCAGATGAGTTTCTTGAAGGAAATAATGTAATTAAAATGTATGAATGGACTAAGAGAAAAGTGTATTATACTAATGCAATGATACAATTGGAGAAAATAGATAATAGAATATATGAGTTAAAACTAAAAGGGCGTTATAGGGATGACAGGTGCAGATTTTGCAAGTCATTTAGAACTTCATTGAACACAGACACACATGGAGTTTCAAGCGTAATAAAAGATTGTCCTTTTGGAGAAATTGTGTAATTAAATTACCTAAACAATGTTGGAGAGAATCATATGTCATTAGTTATCAAATTTTGTTGATATTCTAATTTATTATTATGTTTCTCTAACCAAGCGGAAAGAAATACTAAAACCACTGTTTTCTGGAAGTGTGCTACTCCTACTAGCAGAGCGACATTCTTTGTCATTGTAATTCCAGCTTCCACCACGTTTGATACGAGCGGTACTATGATCAACATTCTTATTATTTGAACTAAAAAGATTGAAAATAGAGTTATTATATTTTGAAGTTGAAAGCCAACAGCTACCATCAGAAGGAGCATTTTCATAGGAATCATGCCATTCATCCTGACACCATTCCCATACATTTCCATGCATATCATGTAAACCCCATGAATTGG
The sequence above is a segment of the uncultured Methanolobus sp. genome. Coding sequences within it:
- the dcm gene encoding DNA (cytosine-5-)-methyltransferase; its protein translation is MSKIRSFCGSTKTIFSCSSSSIRKVPEHDILVAGFPCQPFSQCGLKRGFDDTRGTIFFEIARIVKQKQPRFLLFENVPGLLSNEGGETFKKILSTLDELGYDVQWNCLNSYNFGLETNRTRLFIIGHNRTCGYDMPEILPYFEQTADDVGVQQKASGERPWIPCITTRYGERYVGEVYVRQRKGSESIVRRLTPKELERIQGFPEYWTKFGVEWDKSDNMKARSSYLTTYKKLLKAPEENRIELSTYGHIESYVRDMPYPLIPVPDSVRYKVLGNAVTPNVVEAIGMKLLTEMELW